In bacterium, one genomic interval encodes:
- a CDS encoding nuclear transport factor 2 family protein, translating into MSEEPIGIAATYFERVRNRDIRVAELFHEDAVLAGLGTLTKGRPAIADFYRGVVERASPSPRLAGPLMSNGGRVAGEVYVDFPSGATIHAVDIFEIEDGLIRTLTYFLATHPDRDDEG; encoded by the coding sequence TTGAGCGAAGAGCCGATTGGAATTGCTGCCACCTACTTCGAGCGTGTTCGCAACCGGGACATTCGCGTCGCCGAACTCTTCCACGAGGATGCGGTCCTGGCCGGCCTGGGCACACTGACGAAGGGGCGCCCTGCGATCGCCGACTTCTACCGTGGCGTGGTGGAGAGGGCCAGCCCCTCACCTCGCCTCGCCGGTCCGTTGATGTCCAACGGCGGGCGCGTCGCGGGCGAGGTTTATGTCGACTTCCCATCGGGTGCCACGATCCATGCGGTCGACATCTTCGAGATCGAGGATGGCCTGATTCGCACGCTTACCTACTTCCTCGCCACTCACCCGGATCGAGATGACGAAGGGTGA
- a CDS encoding enoyl-CoA hydratase translates to MSFIQISKPQPQVTLVTMNRPERMNAMAFDVMIPLRDALREISFDNETRVVVLTGAGEGFSSGADHKDDGIVPHIAGLTVPAIARRALRILDDVILSLRDMHQPVIGAINGAAIGGGLCLATACDIRIASSTAYFRAAGINNGLTSAELGLSYLLPRAIGSSRAFEIMLSGRDVDAEEANRIGLVSQVVEPDTLLDTCYALAERIIGYSHVGVELTKQLLWASLDAGGLHAHMNHEGHAQLYVRLTTENFEESVRARAEGRPPVFKDHREYGHGLEPK, encoded by the coding sequence GTGTCCTTCATCCAGATCAGCAAGCCCCAGCCCCAGGTCACCCTCGTCACGATGAATCGCCCGGAGCGGATGAACGCGATGGCATTCGACGTGATGATCCCACTGCGCGATGCGCTTCGCGAAATCAGCTTCGACAACGAGACCCGGGTCGTGGTTCTCACCGGCGCGGGCGAGGGTTTCAGCTCGGGTGCCGATCACAAGGACGACGGCATCGTTCCCCACATCGCGGGCCTGACGGTCCCCGCCATCGCCAGGCGGGCACTCAGGATCCTCGACGACGTCATTCTGTCGCTTCGCGACATGCACCAACCCGTGATCGGTGCCATCAACGGCGCCGCCATCGGCGGGGGACTTTGCCTCGCAACGGCGTGCGATATCCGCATTGCCTCCAGCACGGCGTACTTCCGGGCAGCCGGAATCAACAACGGCCTCACTTCAGCGGAGCTCGGCCTCTCCTATCTCCTGCCACGCGCGATCGGCTCTTCGCGTGCATTCGAGATCATGCTCTCGGGTCGCGATGTCGACGCCGAGGAAGCGAACCGGATCGGCCTGGTCTCACAGGTCGTCGAGCCCGACACGCTGCTCGACACCTGCTATGCGCTGGCCGAGCGGATCATTGGCTACAGCCACGTCGGTGTCGAGCTCACCAAGCAGCTGCTCTGGGCGAGCCTCGACGCCGGCGGCCTGCATGCGCACATGAATCACGAGGGTCACGCCCAACTCTACGTACGCCTCACAACCGAGAACTTCGAGGAATCCGTACGGGCGCGCGCCGAGGGACGCCCTCCGGTTTTCAAGGACCACAGGGAGTACGGACACGGGCTCGAACCGAAGTAG
- a CDS encoding alpha/beta fold hydrolase, with amino-acid sequence MKGRVSPLAWLALLAIVLATPGASCAAELYYGAEPVPVTIWSQGTRIAAQVWRAKGAQPDVTTKRPAILLAHGWGGLREHLDITYAPKFAAAGFVVLSFDYRGWGESEGRLIAVDELPEPDESGHVTVKTRVIREVVDPWDQLEDLRAALAVLKSEPDVDPKRIGIWGTSYGAGHAVTLAATEGFSAAVAQVGAQGGGTPPPEYLAHAERRAREKARGELDPPLPQGIDGAPGLSGTPDVARMISYRPLEFAEQVRIPTLFIDMEDEELFDRKQNGLEAFERIKANAPAEYQLLPGKHYDVYTRRYAEASDLALSWFRKHLMDASSEPGSAP; translated from the coding sequence GTGAAGGGACGAGTTTCGCCGCTCGCATGGCTGGCCCTGCTAGCGATCGTACTCGCGACGCCCGGGGCCAGCTGTGCGGCGGAGCTCTACTACGGCGCTGAACCGGTGCCGGTGACGATCTGGAGCCAGGGAACGCGGATCGCTGCCCAGGTGTGGCGGGCGAAGGGAGCGCAGCCGGACGTCACGACGAAGCGCCCCGCGATCCTGCTGGCCCACGGTTGGGGCGGCCTGCGCGAGCACCTCGACATCACCTACGCCCCAAAATTCGCTGCTGCGGGCTTCGTCGTGTTGAGCTTCGACTACCGTGGTTGGGGCGAGAGTGAAGGCCGGCTGATCGCGGTCGACGAACTCCCCGAACCGGACGAGAGCGGCCACGTCACCGTGAAGACGCGGGTGATCCGCGAGGTGGTGGACCCCTGGGACCAGCTCGAAGATCTGCGCGCGGCCCTGGCCGTGTTGAAGAGCGAGCCGGACGTCGACCCGAAGCGCATCGGTATCTGGGGCACCAGCTACGGCGCTGGCCACGCGGTAACCCTCGCGGCCACCGAGGGGTTTTCAGCGGCCGTCGCGCAAGTGGGCGCCCAGGGCGGCGGAACGCCCCCGCCCGAGTACCTCGCCCACGCCGAGCGACGCGCCCGGGAGAAGGCCCGCGGCGAACTCGATCCCCCGTTGCCCCAGGGCATCGACGGCGCCCCTGGATTGAGCGGCACCCCGGACGTCGCGCGGATGATCTCCTATCGGCCCCTCGAGTTCGCTGAACAGGTGCGGATCCCGACCCTCTTCATCGATATGGAGGACGAGGAGCTCTTCGATCGCAAGCAGAACGGGTTGGAGGCCTTCGAGCGCATCAAGGCCAATGCCCCGGCCGAGTACCAGCTCCTGCCCGGCAAGCACTACGACGTCTATACGAGGCGCTACGCCGAAGCCTCGGATCTGGCGCTCAGTTGGTTCCGCAAGCACTTGATGGACGCGAGCTCGGAGCCGGGCTCCGCACCCTGA
- a CDS encoding TetR/AcrR family transcriptional regulator, with translation MRLHPEPHFRWIRPVQQARSQQTLERLLDSAEALIADKGFDDITVAEIAARAGCSVGAVYSRFRDKQAVLHSLQDRFAQEATLTADTTLGLDRWEGASIEEIVSQLISFLVEIHRERRGILRELSALSKSEPAMIERKARLAAHVGQHVEALLLVRAERIRHPEPAAAVRFGVQFVLAALEHAVLFDEVATYGLPTSDEQLARELTRAYLAYLDLSDLPPTTAANETD, from the coding sequence GTGAGATTGCACCCTGAACCTCATTTCCGATGGATCCGGCCGGTCCAGCAGGCGAGGAGCCAGCAGACCCTGGAGCGCCTGCTCGACAGCGCGGAGGCGCTGATCGCGGACAAGGGATTCGACGACATCACGGTTGCGGAGATTGCCGCTCGGGCGGGCTGTTCGGTGGGTGCGGTCTACTCCCGGTTCCGCGACAAGCAGGCCGTGCTGCACAGCCTGCAGGATCGCTTCGCGCAGGAAGCCACCCTGACCGCCGATACGACGCTCGGCCTCGATCGTTGGGAGGGCGCCAGCATCGAGGAGATCGTCAGCCAACTGATCAGCTTCCTCGTCGAGATCCACCGGGAGCGTCGCGGAATCCTCCGCGAGCTGTCGGCCCTCTCGAAGAGCGAGCCGGCGATGATCGAACGCAAGGCGCGCCTGGCGGCGCATGTCGGGCAGCACGTGGAAGCGTTGCTGCTCGTGCGTGCCGAGAGGATCCGGCATCCGGAGCCCGCGGCGGCCGTGCGCTTCGGAGTCCAATTCGTTCTCGCGGCACTCGAGCACGCCGTCCTATTCGACGAAGTGGCTACCTACGGGCTCCCCACCTCGGATGAACAACTCGCTCGCGAGCTGACGCGCGCATACCTGGCCTATCTCGACTTGAGTGATCTGCCGCCCACGACTGCGGCGAACGAAACTGACTGA